In Anaerococcus prevotii DSM 20548, the genomic window CCAAGGTTAGTAGGATTGATATAGATGAGATTGATCAGAGATTTAAGAAGGCTGATATCAAGATTGCTACAAGCAGCGAGATGACTCTTTTTGGAGAAAATTCTTTCCTAGAAAACAGAGCCTATAGGAAGGGAGCGAGTGATCTTGATGTGGCGAGACTTTTTAGGGGTTGTGAGAACTTCATGGAAAAGACCGCCGAGCTTTTAGGAATTGGCCATGTTGATTTTCCTTCTCTAGGTTCTGGTGGAGGATGTGCTTGGGCCTTGTTTACTTACTTTAAGGCAAAAATCACCGAGCCAATGGATTATATATTGGAAAAGATTGATTTTAAAGATTTGATCAAGGATATGGATTATCTGATTTTGGGAGAAGACTTAAGTCAGTTTAATGCCTATTCTTCTATAAATATGGCGAAACTTGCCAAAAGATACAATGATAAGATAAAGATTATCTTCCTCCATGATGGTAGTAATGAAGATAATTACGATGCGAGATACTTTGATTATATTTACAAATACCATATAGATAACAATCTGGATAGGAAGACTCTCCTAGAAAAGATTAGAGAGCTTGCAGGCGAGGTCAATAACAAGTACCTAACAAGTCCTGAAATTAGCTAGGAAAGCGGTACAATCATCTATTATGAATATTAAAAAATTAGGAGAAACAAAAGTGACTACTGTCCTTATGATAATCAATATAGCAGTTTTCGCTATAATGACTTTGACAGGAGGAAGCGAGAGTATTGAAAATATCGTAAGATTTGGAGCAATGGTCAAGCCCTTGTTTTATCAAGGCGAATGGTGGAGAGCCCTTACGGCAGCCTTTATTCATATCGGATTTTTCCATATTTTGTTTAATATGTACTTCCTTTATAATATAGG contains:
- a CDS encoding glycerate kinase — encoded protein: MKTLIAIDTIKNFEDSVTMGRIFKEELSSKSYPIPFLDGGEGTIESMKFISKGDYHYVNVHNPLNEAITARYLLNDGFATIEMAESSGLSLLYKEDLDVMNASSLGLGEVFLDALDNGAESFYIGVGDSASNDMGMGMLYALGARFYDEDNNSLSPVAKNLAKVSRIDIDEIDQRFKKADIKIATSSEMTLFGENSFLENRAYRKGASDLDVARLFRGCENFMEKTAELLGIGHVDFPSLGSGGGCAWALFTYFKAKITEPMDYILEKIDFKDLIKDMDYLILGEDLSQFNAYSSINMAKLAKRYNDKIKIIFLHDGSNEDNYDARYFDYIYKYHIDNNLDRKTLLEKIRELAGEVNNKYLTSPEIS